One Streptomyces formicae genomic window, GTACTGCGGGTACTTGGCGAGCGAGTCCTTCAGGGACTGGTACGCGGCGTCCTGCTGCCCCTTGTCGGCGGAGGCGAACATGATGTCGTTCTGCGGCATCCGGTCCGCGGGGACGTACTTCTCCAGGGTCGTGATGTTGGTGTACATCGCGCCGTTGTCGACCGAGCCGTCGTCCGAGGTGATCGCCGCGAGCTTCAGCTGGGCGGACCTGCCGTGCTCGAAGGCGACCTTCAGCTCGTCGCCGACCTTCAGGCCGTGCTTCTTGGCGAAGTCCTCGCCGACCGACATGGCGTTCTTGCCGTACGCGGCGGACAGCGTGCCCGCGGTCGTCTCGCGCCGCAGGTCCTGGGCGTACGTCGGGTCGGCGGCGCTCATGCCCACCCCGTCCACGGTCTTGCCCGCGGGCGTGGTCAGGTCCGCGTTGATCTGCTTGTAGCGCGTGATGTGGGAGATGTGCTCGGCCTTGCCGAGGGCGTCGGCGGCCTTCTGCGTGATGGAGATGCCGGGCTGGGTGGGCTGGACGATGAAGTCCGCGCCGACCGACTTGTCGAGCTCGTCGGTGGCCGAAGCGACCATCGAGGAGCCGACGACGGAGAGGCAGGCGACCAGGGCGAGGCCGATCATCAGGGCCGCGCCCGTGGCGCCGGTGCGGCGCGGGTTGCGCAGCGCGTTGCGCTCGGCCATCCGGCCGACCGGGCCGAACGCCCTGAGCAGCACTGCGCTGATGACGCGGACGACGCCGGAGGCGAGCACCGGGCCGACGACGACGAAGCCGACGAGGGTCAGGACGACGCCGCCGCCCAGGAAGAGCGAGCCCTCGCTGGCCTTGTCCGCCTGCGAGGCGGTGTAGAGGAGGAAGCCGCCCGCGCCGGTGAGGACCAGGCCGATGGCGGCGCGCAGCGCGCCGGCCCTGCCGTCGGCCGGGGTGCCCGCGTCGCGCAGCGCGGCCATCGGCGAGACCTTGCCGGCCCGTCGTGCGGGGAGGTAGGCGGCGAGGACGGTGACGACGACGCCGAGGACCATGCCGATGACGGGGGTCGTCCAGGCGACGGTGAGGTCGCCGGTGGACAGTTCCATGCCCATGCCCGACATGAGCTTCATCAGGCCGACGGCGAGTCCGACGCCCGCGCCGACCCCGAGGATCGAGCCGAACACGCCGAGCAGCAGGGCCTCGACGAGCACGGAGCGGTTGACCTGCTTGCGGCTGGAGCCGATGGCGCGCATCAGGCCGATCTCGCGGGTGCGCTGGGCGACCAGCATCGAGAAGGTGTTGATGATCAGGAAGATGCCGACGAGGAAGGCGATCCCGGCGAAGCCGAGCATCGCGTACTTCATGACGTCGAGGAAGCCGCTGACAGACTTGCGGTTGTCGTCGGCGCTCTCCTTCTGCGTCTTGATGTCGTAGGTGCCCTTGTCGAGGGCCGCGGTGACGTCCTGCTTCAGCTCGGTGTCGCTGACGCCCGCCGCCGCGGTGAGGTTGACGTGCGTGAACCTGCCCGTGGTGCCGAGGAGTTCGCGCTGCGCGGTCGGGGTGTCGAAGTAGACGATCGCGGCACCGGGGTTGGTCACCTTGAAGGTGGCGATGCCGGAGATCTTCGCGGTGTGGTCGCCGGTGGCGGCGATGGTGCGCAGCGAGTCGCCGATCTTGAGGTCGTGCTTGTCGGCGGTGTCGGCGTCGATCATCATCTCGGTGGGCC contains:
- a CDS encoding ABC transporter permease; the encoded protein is MTVLKTSMRNFFAHKGRMALSAVAVVLSVAFVCGTLVFSDTMSTTFDKLFAATSADVTVTPKSAEDAGDAPRSGKPESMPASVVQEARKAEGVKSAEGAVMSQSVTVVDSENKNMGPTSGGPTIAGNWTHNDLRSMDITSGHSPRGPTEMMIDADTADKHDLKIGDSLRTIAATGDHTAKISGIATFKVTNPGAAIVYFDTPTAQRELLGTTGRFTHVNLTAAAGVSDTELKQDVTAALDKGTYDIKTQKESADDNRKSVSGFLDVMKYAMLGFAGIAFLVGIFLIINTFSMLVAQRTREIGLMRAIGSSRKQVNRSVLVEALLLGVFGSILGVGAGVGLAVGLMKLMSGMGMELSTGDLTVAWTTPVIGMVLGVVVTVLAAYLPARRAGKVSPMAALRDAGTPADGRAGALRAAIGLVLTGAGGFLLYTASQADKASEGSLFLGGGVVLTLVGFVVVGPVLASGVVRVISAVLLRAFGPVGRMAERNALRNPRRTGATGAALMIGLALVACLSVVGSSMVASATDELDKSVGADFIVQPTQPGISITQKAADALGKAEHISHITRYKQINADLTTPAGKTVDGVGMSAADPTYAQDLRRETTAGTLSAAYGKNAMSVGEDFAKKHGLKVGDELKVAFEHGRSAQLKLAAITSDDGSVDNGAMYTNITTLEKYVPADRMPQNDIMFASADKGQQDAAYQSLKDSLAKYPQYKVMDQSDFKQTLKDQVGQMLNMVYGLLGLAIIVAILGVVNTLALSVVERTREIGLMRAIGLSRRQLRRMIRMESVVIALFGALLGLGLGMGWGATAQKLLALEGLKVLEIPWPTIIAVFVGSAFVGLFAALVPAFRAGRMNVLNAIATE